One genomic segment of Desulfomicrobium sp. ZS1 includes these proteins:
- a CDS encoding lipopolysaccharide assembly protein LapB: protein MRGALRTMGLNYDSLFVAHVSSDIWKKCRDLLEERSQVVMFIESKINGRSNVFDFKSLKDSFGNRLKIICITPEVSEEHVSFIAENDVDSIIVKPISINNIIQKIAFAIKPSNIFQTEVENIKILIDQEEYDQAQLKIDILLEEKPSSSICMILKGDIARKNGDVKNAEMYYKEAVKESRLNLKPLQKLADLYEEIEESKEYIKYLLLMDKISPLNHKRKINIGEQYSKTGEDEKAKKFYSDAVNIVRSQANDMLASTLMDIGVKLREVNPEQSILFMNQALETKGADMTREDLWMVNEMGVSLRKKGDWKGAVQTYQQALNVIPNEAGLHYNMGMAYAQGKEHYKAVCEFEKAIAASSEILQESPIIPFNIGMVYFQMNRLQEVERFMKAALKCDPNFERAKTILGKIGSKAE, encoded by the coding sequence ATGCGCGGAGCATTGCGCACCATGGGGCTGAATTACGATTCTTTATTCGTGGCCCATGTTTCTTCCGATATATGGAAAAAGTGCAGGGACCTTTTGGAAGAAAGGTCGCAAGTGGTCATGTTTATCGAATCGAAAATCAATGGAAGATCGAATGTTTTCGACTTTAAGTCATTGAAGGACAGTTTTGGAAACAGGCTGAAGATAATATGCATAACACCGGAAGTTTCAGAAGAGCATGTGTCTTTTATTGCGGAAAACGATGTTGATTCAATAATAGTCAAGCCTATTTCAATAAACAACATAATACAAAAAATTGCATTTGCTATTAAACCTTCCAATATTTTTCAAACAGAAGTTGAAAATATTAAAATTTTGATAGATCAGGAAGAATATGATCAGGCTCAATTAAAAATTGATATTCTTCTTGAAGAGAAACCGAGCAGTTCTATATGTATGATTTTAAAGGGTGATATTGCCAGAAAGAATGGTGATGTTAAGAATGCAGAAATGTACTATAAAGAGGCTGTTAAGGAGTCCAGGCTTAATCTGAAGCCTTTGCAGAAGCTTGCTGATCTTTATGAAGAAATTGAAGAATCAAAGGAATATATCAAATATCTTTTGCTCATGGATAAGATTTCTCCTTTGAACCATAAACGTAAAATCAATATTGGCGAACAGTACAGCAAGACCGGCGAAGACGAGAAGGCCAAGAAATTTTATTCTGATGCGGTCAATATCGTGCGCTCGCAGGCCAACGATATGCTGGCTTCCACGCTCATGGATATCGGCGTGAAACTGCGCGAGGTGAACCCCGAACAGAGCATCCTGTTCATGAATCAGGCCCTTGAGACGAAGGGTGCCGACATGACCCGCGAGGATTTGTGGATGGTCAACGAGATGGGGGTGTCGCTGCGCAAGAAGGGTGACTGGAAGGGCGCCGTGCAGACCTACCAGCAGGCGCTGAACGTGATTCCCAACGAAGCGGGACTGCACTACAACATGGGCATGGCCTATGCGCAGGGCAAAGAACATTACAAGGCCGTCTGCGAGTTCGAAAAGGCGATAGCCGCTTCTTCGGAAATTCTGCAGGAATCGCCGATTATCCCTTTCAATATTGGAATGGTCTATTTCCAGATGAACCGACTTCAGGAAGTGGAGCGGTTCATGAAAGCTGCATTGAAATGCGACCCGAATTTCGAACGCGCCAAGACGATTCTCGGAAAAATAGGCTCCAAAGCGGAGTGA
- a CDS encoding DUF1045 domain-containing protein, whose translation MSEARYAIYFAPPEGSELESVCSAILGRCARTGAALKQPAIPGIEPARLAELTASPRHYGLHATLKPPFFLAEQHDKTELLENTAMIASKIRSFDLPGLELARIGSFLALTLTAPCPDLEDLARICVTVPDRLRRPPRPEELARRRAKGLTPNQERLLNLWGYPYVLEEMRFHLTLTGSIHDPEERERIHAALTPLLAPVLHRPVPVREICVFRQTCPEKPFTILKRITLVQKT comes from the coding sequence ATGTCCGAAGCACGCTACGCCATATATTTCGCGCCGCCTGAAGGATCCGAACTCGAAAGCGTCTGCTCGGCCATCCTGGGCCGCTGCGCACGCACGGGAGCTGCCCTGAAGCAACCGGCCATCCCGGGCATCGAGCCCGCGCGATTGGCCGAGCTGACCGCCTCGCCCAGGCACTACGGGCTGCACGCCACCTTGAAGCCGCCCTTCTTTCTGGCCGAGCAGCATGATAAAACGGAATTGCTGGAAAACACGGCCATGATCGCCTCAAAGATACGATCATTCGACCTACCCGGACTTGAGCTTGCACGCATCGGCTCCTTCCTCGCCCTGACCCTGACCGCGCCGTGCCCTGACCTGGAAGACCTGGCCCGCATCTGCGTCACGGTCCCGGACCGCTTGAGACGCCCTCCCCGGCCAGAGGAACTCGCCCGCCGCCGCGCCAAGGGCCTGACCCCGAACCAGGAGCGCCTGCTCAACCTTTGGGGATACCCCTACGTACTGGAAGAAATGCGCTTCCACCTGACCCTGACCGGCAGCATCCACGACCCCGAAGAACGGGAACGCATCCACGCCGCCCTCACCCCCCTCCTCGCCCCCGTACTGCACAGGCCCGTCCCGGTGCGGGAGATCTGCGTGTTTCGTCAGACATGCCCGGAAAAGCCCTTCACCATCCTGAAACGGATCACCCTCGTCCAGAAAACCTGA
- a CDS encoding BrnT family toxin: protein MIDLAQVEGFDWDEGNARKNAEKHGVCQSETEQIFFNEPLLVLEDCKHSQSEAPYHALGVTDDARLLHITFTLRGAGVLIRVISARDMQRKEKAVYEQIKRDA, encoded by the coding sequence ATGATTGATTTGGCACAGGTAGAAGGCTTTGACTGGGACGAAGGCAATGCGCGTAAAAACGCGGAAAAACACGGTGTCTGTCAGTCTGAAACGGAGCAGATTTTCTTTAATGAACCTTTGCTGGTGCTGGAAGACTGTAAGCACAGTCAAAGCGAAGCTCCCTACCATGCCCTTGGCGTAACCGATGATGCGCGTTTGTTGCACATCACCTTTACATTGAGGGGTGCCGGTGTCCTGATCCGGGTGATTTCCGCCCGTGATATGCAGCGTAAAGAGAAGGCAGTTTATGAGCAGATTAAAAGAGATGCCTGA
- a CDS encoding chloramphenicol acetyltransferase, with protein sequence MTMLSSEPTIHPTAMVVDSTLGAWTEIGPQTEIISSTIGDYSYLCDRCHVMYTQVGKFCSIANHARLNPSNHPTWRATQHHFTYRSSKFGMGPDEDEFFAWRKEHGVVLGHDVWIGHGALIMPGVTVGTGSVVASGAVVTKDVPDYAIVAGVPAKPIKYRFPSEIQEKLLALAWWDWEHGRLAAALNDFREMGVGAFVEKYAG encoded by the coding sequence ATGACCATGCTCTCCTCCGAACCAACCATCCACCCCACGGCCATGGTCGTCGATAGCACCCTTGGCGCTTGGACCGAGATCGGCCCACAGACGGAGATAATTTCCTCCACCATAGGCGACTATTCCTACCTCTGCGATCGCTGTCACGTCATGTATACGCAGGTCGGCAAGTTCTGCTCCATCGCCAATCACGCCCGCCTGAATCCGAGCAACCACCCGACTTGGCGGGCCACCCAGCACCACTTCACCTATCGCAGTTCCAAATTCGGCATGGGGCCGGATGAAGACGAATTCTTCGCCTGGCGCAAGGAACATGGCGTAGTGCTTGGGCATGACGTCTGGATCGGGCACGGAGCCCTGATCATGCCCGGTGTGACCGTGGGCACGGGGTCGGTGGTGGCTTCGGGCGCGGTGGTCACCAAGGATGTGCCGGACTACGCCATCGTGGCCGGAGTCCCGGCCAAGCCCATCAAGTATCGCTTCCCAAGCGAAATTCAGGAAAAACTCCTGGCCCTGGCCTGGTGGGACTGGGAACACGGGCGGCTTGCGGCGGCGCTGAATGATTTTCGCGAGATGGGGGTGGGGGCGTTTGTGGAGAAATACGCAGGATGA
- a CDS encoding alpha-D-ribose 1-methylphosphonate 5-triphosphate diphosphatase: MPSLCCTNARLVTPDEVFHGSLRTEDGLIMDIDSDTAGSEALDFKGDYLLPGLVEIHTDNIEKHFLPRSGVRWPTSLTAIMAHDTHMVGAGITTVLDAVSAGEFSAKRMRREIFTATLEALALARNNNLLRAEHLLHIRCELADKAVVEMFSSVMDHELLRLVSIMDHTPGQRQWSDLEKYRSFHADKKWTDDELLAEIDRLRAVQASHAEPNRTTILNLCRERDLPLASHDDTTVEHVEETARLGMGIAEFPTTREAASRARELGLSTVLGAPNVVRGESHSGNVSALALAADGLVDILSSDYMPASLLQAPFVMAQRLGMPLHKALATVTANPAHALGLSDRGELLPGKRADLLRVRMVDDVPVVVAVWREGRQVM; the protein is encoded by the coding sequence ATGCCATCTCTCTGCTGCACCAATGCCCGTCTGGTCACGCCTGACGAAGTGTTTCACGGCTCTCTCAGAACCGAGGACGGGCTTATAATGGACATCGACTCGGACACGGCCGGTTCCGAAGCCCTCGATTTCAAAGGTGACTACCTCTTGCCTGGATTGGTCGAGATCCATACCGACAACATCGAAAAGCACTTCCTGCCCCGCTCCGGCGTACGCTGGCCGACCAGCCTCACCGCCATCATGGCCCACGACACGCACATGGTCGGAGCCGGAATCACCACGGTGCTCGACGCGGTCAGCGCGGGAGAATTCAGCGCCAAGCGCATGCGCCGCGAAATTTTCACAGCCACCCTGGAAGCTCTGGCCCTGGCCAGGAATAACAACCTGCTGCGCGCCGAGCACCTGCTGCACATCCGCTGCGAACTGGCCGACAAGGCCGTGGTGGAGATGTTTTCCTCCGTCATGGACCATGAACTGCTGCGCCTGGTTTCCATCATGGACCACACCCCGGGCCAGCGGCAGTGGAGCGACCTGGAAAAATACCGTTCTTTTCACGCCGACAAAAAATGGACCGACGATGAACTCCTGGCCGAGATCGACCGTCTGCGGGCAGTACAAGCCAGCCATGCCGAGCCAAACAGGACAACGATCCTGAACCTGTGCCGCGAGCGCGACCTTCCCCTGGCCAGCCACGACGACACCACGGTGGAACACGTGGAAGAGACGGCGCGCCTGGGCATGGGCATCGCCGAATTCCCCACCACCCGCGAAGCCGCGTCCAGGGCTCGTGAGCTGGGTCTCTCAACTGTCCTCGGCGCTCCCAACGTGGTGCGCGGAGAATCCCACTCGGGCAACGTCTCGGCCCTGGCCCTGGCCGCCGACGGACTGGTGGACATCCTCTCATCCGATTACATGCCGGCCAGCCTCCTGCAAGCGCCCTTTGTCATGGCCCAGCGCCTGGGCATGCCCCTGCACAAGGCCCTGGCCACCGTCACCGCCAATCCGGCCCACGCCCTGGGCCTGAGCGACCGGGGCGAACTGCTCCCCGGCAAACGCGCCGACCTCCTGCGCGTGCGCATGGTGGACGACGTGCCCGTGGTTGTCGCAGTATGGCGTGAAGGCAGACAGGTGATGTAA
- the phnC gene encoding phosphonate ABC transporter ATP-binding protein: MIQIKQLTKTFKNTKGLDNINATVESGEMVALIGSSGSGKSTLMRHISGLMCCDTGSGGQIEVLSRIMQRDGRLSRNARQVRTEVGVIFQQFNLVDRLSVMTNVLMGTLGRVPTWRSVSNLFPPVERRLGMESLARVGMADKAWQRASTLSGGQQQRVAIARALTQRAKVLLADEPIASLDPESSRIVMDILAQIHREDKITVVVSLHQVEYAIRYCPRTIALRQGRVVYDGPSTALTPSFLKEIYGSETEELFSPAVDNAMRQQSRSNQNQPAPAPAAA, translated from the coding sequence ATGATTCAGATCAAGCAGCTGACCAAGACATTCAAGAACACCAAGGGACTCGACAATATCAACGCCACCGTGGAGAGCGGCGAGATGGTCGCCCTGATCGGCTCTTCCGGTTCAGGCAAATCGACCCTCATGCGCCACATTTCGGGCCTCATGTGCTGCGACACGGGCAGCGGCGGCCAGATCGAGGTTTTGAGCCGCATCATGCAGCGCGATGGACGCCTGTCGAGAAACGCCCGCCAGGTCCGTACCGAGGTGGGGGTCATCTTCCAGCAGTTCAATCTGGTGGACCGCCTCTCGGTCATGACCAACGTGCTCATGGGCACTCTGGGACGGGTGCCTACCTGGCGGTCCGTTTCCAACCTCTTTCCACCAGTTGAACGCCGTCTGGGAATGGAGTCCCTGGCCCGGGTCGGCATGGCGGACAAGGCCTGGCAGCGCGCCTCGACCCTTTCCGGCGGTCAGCAACAGCGCGTGGCCATTGCCCGGGCCCTGACGCAGCGCGCCAAGGTCCTGCTCGCCGACGAACCCATCGCCTCCCTTGATCCCGAGTCATCCCGCATAGTCATGGACATCCTGGCCCAGATCCACCGCGAAGACAAAATAACCGTCGTCGTCTCCCTGCATCAAGTCGAATACGCCATCCGCTACTGCCCCCGAACTATCGCCCTGCGGCAGGGCCGCGTTGTCTATGACGGCCCCAGTACCGCCCTGACCCCATCCTTTTTGAAAGAAATCTACGGATCGGAAACCGAGGAACTTTTCTCTCCCGCCGTGGACAACGCCATGCGCCAGCAGTCCAGAAGCAACCAGAACCAACCCGCCCCGGCACCTGCCGCGGCATAA
- a CDS encoding OST-HTH/LOTUS domain-containing protein, which yields MSVTRFVLRGVCACVRPMKTVGIDFDPRNYGFSKLSELIAAIVFFEIDRREKGLHAKDTRKK from the coding sequence ATGTCGGTCACACGGTTTGTCCTCCGTGGCGTTTGCGCTTGCGTACGTCCGATGAAAACGGTCGGGATTGATTTTGATCCACGAAACTATGGATTCAGCAAGTTGAGCGAACTCATCGCAGCCATAGTTTTTTTTGAAATCGACCGAAGGGAAAAAGGCTTGCATGCGAAAGACACACGCAAAAAATGA
- a CDS encoding BrnA antitoxin family protein — protein sequence MPEFKTEAEEREFWESHDSTDYVDWRLARPVFLPNLKPSTKTISLRLPEALLDRIKIEANKRDMPYQSLIKAWLAEDVDESRRVR from the coding sequence ATGCCTGAATTCAAAACCGAGGCGGAGGAAAGAGAATTCTGGGAAAGCCATGATTCCACCGATTACGTGGACTGGCGTCTGGCCCGGCCAGTTTTTCTTCCGAACCTAAAGCCCTCAACCAAAACGATATCGTTACGTTTGCCGGAAGCGTTGCTTGACCGTATCAAAATTGAGGCGAACAAACGCGACATGCCGTATCAGTCGCTTATAAAGGCTTGGCTTGCAGAAGACGTGGATGAAAGCCGCCGCGTGAGATAA
- a CDS encoding PAS domain S-box protein, giving the protein MPLSPSSFEDPLDLLMGAPIGIFTSSPEGRYLSANPAMARIFGYASPQALIDASAETGTGRHVDPAEGGSFLRLLDVQDEIFDRETRHLRRDGSEVWVSTSARAVRDSSGKTLHFLGFVTEITPRKQVEAALAHERNLYRDLVASQPAGVYRLRVLAQKPWGPEEWVQKLGSNYMLEMVSDRFCEILGVTREECEASATIAFDCMHPEDRADFVARNVLAVESLSRFTWEGRIESADGDRWVHFESVPRSLDNGDVLWTGILLDISGFKQAEWASRQRARELAALHELSIVSSSLSLDQIVAASVRVVRETTGSDMVYLFLRQGERLLLQAVCPQDSAMLLNDVHEHRVGECLCGLAVLDGEPQYSSDILSDDRCTRQECKEAGILSFAALPLRDGRDVIGVMGLASRTTRDFHPQSEFLETQAHQVSIALVNAGLYEKANQELDNRIKAEKTLREREEFIRTVLDNLPVGVAVNTVSPDVRFEYMNELFPRFYGTTREAMTAPEGFWEAAYPEPELRGKIRSMVAAGCASGSQERMCWADVPIIRQDETRYVTARNIPLPATNLMISTVWDVTERKRAEEELRTSNELLSLFIRNSPIYAFIKEVTPDESRVLAASENYEDMVGIPGSRMVGKTMVDLFPADFAVKITADDWDVVSRGEILRLDEDFRGRHYTTIKFPVQLGEKKLLAGYTIDITDRKQAEQAMARAKETAESASQAKNEFLANMSHELRTPLNGVMAMMQLLEMTLLNGEQTEYVHLARKSSERLTRLLSDLLDISRIEAGKVEIREEAFAVQELLQSVSELFNTNAQSKGVSLELTTDPSVPPRLKGDAARLRQVLFNLVGNALKFTDQGFVRVELTALPTQSLEQCRILFSVMDTGIGIPLEKQQNLFNPFFQVEGAYNRRYQGAGLGLAIVRRLVELMGGHITLDSVFGEGTAVHVALPLGLTESEADVRQTAEDFEPLPAMRVLLAEDEPINALAASRMIKRDGHEVIVAENGRQVLDLLEKRDFDVILMDIQMPVMDGEETTRAIRSSGKDYASIPIIALTAYSMSGDREKFLAAGMNDYLSKPFKIEELRRTFRRCAGIAGSPDLRSF; this is encoded by the coding sequence ATGCCACTATCACCATCGAGCTTTGAAGACCCCCTTGACCTGTTGATGGGCGCTCCCATCGGCATATTCACGTCTTCTCCCGAAGGCCGCTACCTGTCCGCGAATCCGGCCATGGCCCGGATCTTTGGCTATGCGTCTCCCCAGGCCTTGATCGATGCATCCGCAGAGACTGGAACGGGCCGCCATGTCGATCCTGCCGAGGGGGGCTCGTTCCTGCGGCTTCTGGACGTTCAGGACGAAATTTTCGATCGGGAAACCCGTCATCTGCGCCGGGACGGTTCCGAGGTATGGGTGTCCACCAGCGCACGGGCCGTGCGCGACAGCTCCGGAAAAACGCTGCATTTTTTGGGTTTTGTCACGGAGATCACGCCCCGCAAGCAGGTCGAGGCGGCCCTGGCCCACGAACGGAACCTGTACCGCGATCTTGTCGCCTCGCAGCCCGCCGGAGTGTACCGGTTGCGCGTCCTGGCCCAAAAGCCGTGGGGTCCGGAAGAGTGGGTCCAAAAGCTGGGATCCAACTATATGCTCGAAATGGTCAGCGACCGGTTCTGCGAGATCCTGGGCGTGACCCGGGAAGAGTGTGAAGCCAGCGCGACTATCGCGTTTGATTGCATGCATCCCGAGGACAGGGCGGATTTCGTGGCCAGGAACGTTCTGGCCGTGGAGTCGCTGTCGCGCTTCACCTGGGAGGGACGGATCGAGAGCGCTGATGGGGATCGCTGGGTGCATTTTGAATCCGTGCCCAGATCCCTGGACAATGGGGACGTACTCTGGACCGGAATTCTGCTGGACATCTCGGGGTTCAAACAGGCCGAGTGGGCATCGCGTCAGAGGGCCCGTGAGCTGGCCGCCCTGCATGAGTTGAGCATCGTCAGTTCTTCGCTGTCCCTGGATCAGATCGTGGCCGCCTCGGTGCGCGTGGTCCGGGAGACCACGGGTTCCGACATGGTCTATCTGTTTCTCCGGCAGGGAGAGCGTCTGCTGCTTCAGGCAGTGTGTCCGCAGGACTCGGCAATGCTGCTGAACGACGTTCATGAACACCGGGTCGGGGAGTGCTTGTGCGGGCTGGCGGTGCTGGACGGCGAGCCGCAATACTCAAGCGATATTCTCAGCGATGACCGCTGCACCAGGCAGGAATGCAAGGAGGCCGGAATCCTGTCCTTTGCGGCACTGCCGCTTCGCGACGGCCGGGACGTCATCGGCGTCATGGGCCTGGCTTCCCGCACGACCCGTGATTTTCACCCCCAGTCCGAATTTCTGGAAACCCAGGCCCACCAGGTTTCCATCGCCCTGGTCAACGCCGGCCTTTATGAAAAGGCCAACCAGGAGCTGGACAATCGCATTAAGGCCGAAAAGACCTTGCGGGAGCGCGAGGAATTCATCCGCACCGTGCTGGACAACCTGCCCGTAGGCGTGGCCGTGAACACGGTTTCTCCGGACGTCAGGTTCGAGTACATGAATGAGCTCTTCCCCAGGTTTTACGGAACCACCAGGGAGGCTATGACCGCCCCCGAGGGGTTTTGGGAAGCCGCGTATCCCGAACCGGAATTACGGGGAAAGATTCGTAGCATGGTCGCGGCAGGTTGCGCCAGCGGAAGTCAGGAGCGCATGTGCTGGGCTGACGTGCCCATCATCCGGCAGGACGAGACCCGCTATGTCACCGCTCGCAACATCCCGCTGCCGGCCACGAACCTGATGATTTCGACGGTCTGGGACGTGACCGAACGCAAAAGGGCCGAAGAGGAACTACGCACGAGCAATGAACTGCTCTCGCTCTTCATTCGTAACTCCCCCATCTACGCCTTCATTAAAGAGGTGACCCCGGACGAAAGCCGGGTCCTGGCGGCCAGCGAGAACTATGAGGACATGGTTGGCATTCCCGGATCGCGCATGGTCGGAAAGACCATGGTGGACCTTTTCCCGGCCGATTTCGCAGTCAAGATCACTGCCGACGACTGGGACGTCGTCTCCCGTGGCGAGATCCTGCGCCTGGACGAGGACTTCCGCGGCCGCCACTACACAACCATCAAGTTTCCCGTCCAGCTCGGCGAGAAAAAACTCCTGGCCGGCTACACCATCGACATTACTGACCGCAAGCAGGCGGAGCAGGCCATGGCCAGAGCTAAGGAGACGGCCGAATCCGCGAGCCAGGCCAAAAATGAATTCCTGGCCAACATGAGCCACGAGTTGCGCACACCGCTTAACGGCGTCATGGCCATGATGCAGCTCCTGGAGATGACGCTTTTGAACGGCGAGCAGACGGAGTACGTGCATCTGGCCAGAAAATCGTCCGAGCGGCTGACCCGCCTGCTGAGTGATCTGCTGGACATCTCGCGCATCGAGGCCGGCAAGGTCGAGATCCGCGAGGAGGCGTTTGCGGTGCAGGAGCTGCTCCAGTCTGTTTCCGAACTGTTCAACACCAACGCGCAGAGCAAAGGCGTGTCTCTGGAGCTGACGACGGATCCCTCCGTGCCGCCCAGGCTCAAGGGCGACGCGGCTAGGCTCAGGCAGGTGCTTTTCAACTTAGTAGGGAACGCCTTGAAATTCACGGACCAGGGCTTCGTGCGAGTGGAGCTGACGGCGCTTCCCACTCAAAGCCTGGAACAGTGCCGCATCCTGTTTTCCGTGATGGATACGGGCATCGGCATCCCTCTGGAAAAACAGCAAAATCTGTTCAATCCCTTCTTCCAGGTGGAAGGCGCCTACAACCGTAGGTACCAGGGCGCCGGGCTGGGTCTGGCCATAGTCAGGCGGCTGGTCGAGCTCATGGGCGGACATATCACTCTGGACAGCGTTTTCGGAGAGGGGACGGCGGTCCACGTCGCACTGCCGCTGGGTCTGACCGAGAGCGAGGCGGACGTTCGGCAGACCGCCGAGGATTTTGAACCCTTGCCCGCCATGCGCGTGTTGCTGGCCGAGGATGAGCCGATCAACGCCTTGGCCGCGAGCAGGATGATCAAACGGGATGGGCATGAGGTGATTGTGGCCGAGAACGGGCGGCAGGTCCTTGATCTGCTTGAAAAAAGGGACTTCGACGTCATCCTGATGGACATTCAGATGCCGGTCATGGACGGTGAGGAGACAACCAGGGCGATTAGGTCCTCCGGCAAGGACTATGCGAGCATTCCCATCATCGCTCTAACCGCCTACTCCATGAGCGGAGACCGCGAGAAGTTCCTGGCTGCCGGAATGAATGACTACCTGTCCAAGCCATTCAAGATCGAGGAGCTGCGCAGGACCTTCAGACGTTGCGCAGGTATTGCTGGCTCACCGGATCTTCGGTCATTCTAA
- the phnE gene encoding phosphonate ABC transporter, permease protein PhnE, producing MTAQNTILVDNRPPRSVQSSLTKLTGWAIVMAILAWSWEGADMRPMDLIKDSGNMATLAGDFFPPNFSDWRLYLDEIIVTFHLAVWGTFLAVICAVPFGILSSENIAPWWIYQPVRRIMDACRAINEVVFAMLFVVSVGLGPFAGVLALWVHTTGVLAKLFSEAVEAIDPQPVEGIRATGATVIEEVIFGVIPQVLPLWISYSLYRFESNVRSATVLGIVGAGGIGVVLWEMIRGFYFAQTCAIMIFIIISVTLIDLVSQRLRKLFL from the coding sequence ATGACAGCTCAGAACACGATTCTTGTCGACAATCGCCCACCCCGCAGCGTGCAGTCGTCCCTGACCAAACTGACGGGCTGGGCCATTGTCATGGCCATCCTGGCCTGGTCCTGGGAAGGCGCGGACATGCGCCCCATGGACCTGATCAAAGATTCAGGCAACATGGCCACCCTGGCGGGTGATTTTTTTCCGCCAAATTTTTCCGACTGGAGACTCTACCTCGATGAGATCATCGTAACCTTCCACCTTGCGGTTTGGGGAACGTTCCTGGCCGTGATCTGCGCAGTGCCCTTCGGCATTCTCAGCTCCGAAAATATCGCACCCTGGTGGATCTACCAACCCGTCCGCCGCATCATGGACGCATGCCGGGCCATCAACGAAGTGGTCTTCGCCATGCTTTTCGTGGTCTCCGTGGGTCTTGGCCCTTTTGCCGGAGTGCTGGCGCTCTGGGTGCACACCACCGGCGTGCTGGCCAAGCTTTTCTCCGAGGCAGTGGAAGCCATCGACCCCCAGCCTGTGGAAGGCATCCGCGCAACGGGCGCAACCGTGATCGAAGAGGTCATTTTCGGAGTCATCCCGCAGGTGCTCCCCTTGTGGATCTCCTATTCCCTGTACCGCTTTGAATCCAACGTACGCTCGGCCACGGTGCTCGGCATCGTCGGGGCGGGCGGCATCGGCGTCGTTTTGTGGGAGATGATCCGCGGCTTTTATTTCGCCCAGACCTGCGCCATCATGATTTTCATCATCATCTCCGTGACCCTCATCGACCTGGTTTCCCAACGCCTGCGCAAACTCTTTCTCTGA
- the phnD gene encoding phosphonate ABC transporter substrate-binding protein, giving the protein MFRKLCGLFILLAFFGVQTASAEMKEINFGIISTEASMNLKTIWEPFLSDMEKATGLKINAFFASDYAGIIEGMRFNKVQVAWYGNKSAMEAVDRADGQIFAQTVPADGEAGYYSHLIVHKNSPLNSLEDVLKNAASLSFGNGDPNSTSGFLVPSYYVFAVNKVDPKKIFKNVVSANHETNALSVANKQVDVATNNSENLARLNVTHPDKRGMIKVVWTSPLIPSDPLVWRKDLPEATKAKLKNFLMTYGATGKESEVAVLKALGWAPFKESNDDQLLPIRQLELFKKRVKVEGDTAMSAEEKTKTLAEIDAKLDAIKAKI; this is encoded by the coding sequence ATGTTTCGCAAATTATGTGGCCTGTTCATCCTTCTGGCGTTTTTTGGCGTCCAGACCGCTTCCGCCGAGATGAAAGAGATCAACTTCGGCATCATTTCCACCGAAGCCTCCATGAACCTGAAAACCATTTGGGAACCTTTCCTTTCCGACATGGAAAAGGCCACCGGACTTAAAATCAACGCGTTCTTCGCCTCCGACTATGCCGGAATCATCGAAGGCATGCGCTTCAACAAGGTGCAGGTGGCCTGGTACGGCAACAAGAGCGCCATGGAGGCCGTGGACCGCGCCGATGGCCAGATCTTCGCCCAGACCGTGCCCGCCGACGGAGAAGCCGGATACTATTCCCACCTCATCGTGCACAAGAATTCTCCGCTGAACTCCCTGGAAGACGTGCTCAAGAACGCCGCCTCCCTCTCTTTTGGCAACGGCGACCCCAACTCCACCTCCGGCTTTCTGGTACCCAGCTACTACGTGTTCGCGGTGAACAAGGTCGATCCCAAGAAGATCTTCAAGAACGTGGTTTCCGCGAACCACGAGACCAACGCCTTGAGCGTGGCCAACAAGCAGGTCGATGTGGCCACCAACAACAGCGAAAACCTGGCTCGCCTGAACGTGACCCACCCCGACAAACGCGGCATGATCAAGGTCGTGTGGACCTCCCCGCTCATCCCCAGCGATCCGCTGGTCTGGCGCAAGGATCTGCCCGAGGCCACCAAGGCCAAGCTCAAGAATTTTCTCATGACCTACGGCGCCACCGGCAAGGAAAGCGAAGTCGCCGTGCTCAAAGCCCTGGGCTGGGCTCCGTTCAAGGAATCCAACGACGACCAGCTTCTACCCATCCGTCAGCTTGAACTCTTCAAGAAGCGCGTCAAGGTTGAAGGCGATACGGCCATGTCCGCCGAAGAAAAGACCAAGACGCTCGCGGAAATCGACGCCAAGCTCGACGCCATCAAAGCCAAAATCTAG